In Myxococcota bacterium, the following proteins share a genomic window:
- a CDS encoding cytochrome c, with the protein MSRASLLLALVLLACKRPEPESPAQVYLRDPAAVARGRLIFVGNCGAYCHSTQNVERDAPSLFDCEWKHGSRDADIFHVISEGVPGTRMPAWKGTLPEGDADIWRVVAYLRSASVCKENAPPAPH; encoded by the coding sequence GCGCGAGCCTGTTGCTCGCGCTGGTGCTGCTCGCCTGCAAGCGGCCCGAGCCCGAGTCACCGGCCCAGGTCTACCTGCGTGACCCCGCGGCGGTGGCACGCGGGCGTCTCATCTTCGTGGGGAACTGCGGCGCGTACTGTCACTCGACCCAGAACGTGGAGCGCGACGCGCCGTCGCTCTTCGACTGCGAGTGGAAGCACGGCAGCCGCGACGCCGACATCTTCCACGTCATCTCCGAAGGCGTGCCCGGCACGCGCATGCCCGCCTGGAAGGGCACGCTGCCCGAAGGCGACGCCGACATCTGGCGGGTCGTCGCCTACCTGCGCTCGGCCTCGGTCTGCAAGGAAAACGCCCCACCGGCCCCGCACTGA
- a CDS encoding RNA polymerase sigma factor, with product MADESIDDELLDAACESWNRYLTALDGFRPALFRYCRSLTGNVWDAEDLVQETLEKGFARLGSVTYGVDNPRGYVLRIASNLWLSQLRRRRVAESARGLLEELGPDAPGPSPEDAAGVRDAGAALLQLAPQERAAILLKETFDMTLEEIAQVLATSVGAVKAALHRGRARLRETHASSAPRRTPARAVLDRFVERYNARDREGLLDLLLDTASIEMPGVDFEAGRDTFARKHGWLTHNLVSPFDGKPTDAIWETVDYEGEPIVLVLYPRGGELRVGSLMRFETDADRISHVRVYATCPDAVREVADRLGRPSALLGFYHFPASMHAAINARARAGE from the coding sequence ATGGCCGACGAGTCGATCGACGACGAGCTCCTGGACGCAGCCTGTGAGTCCTGGAACCGCTACCTGACCGCGCTGGACGGCTTCCGGCCCGCGCTCTTCCGCTACTGCCGCTCGCTCACCGGCAACGTCTGGGACGCGGAGGACCTGGTGCAGGAGACGCTCGAGAAGGGCTTCGCGCGCCTGGGCTCCGTCACGTACGGCGTCGACAACCCGCGCGGCTACGTGCTGCGCATCGCGTCGAACCTGTGGCTGAGTCAGCTGCGCCGGCGCCGCGTCGCAGAGTCGGCGCGCGGGCTTCTGGAAGAGCTCGGCCCCGATGCGCCGGGCCCCTCGCCCGAAGACGCCGCCGGCGTGCGCGACGCGGGCGCCGCGCTCTTGCAGCTCGCCCCGCAGGAGCGCGCCGCGATCCTCTTGAAGGAGACCTTCGACATGACGCTCGAGGAGATCGCGCAGGTGCTGGCGACGAGCGTCGGCGCGGTCAAAGCCGCGCTGCACCGCGGCCGCGCGCGGCTGCGCGAGACGCACGCGAGCTCGGCCCCGCGCCGCACGCCGGCGCGCGCGGTGCTCGACCGCTTCGTGGAGCGCTACAACGCGCGCGACCGCGAGGGGCTGCTCGACCTGTTGCTCGACACCGCCTCGATCGAGATGCCCGGCGTCGACTTCGAAGCCGGCCGCGACACCTTCGCGCGCAAGCACGGCTGGCTCACGCACAACCTGGTCAGCCCGTTCGACGGCAAGCCCACGGACGCGATCTGGGAGACCGTCGACTACGAGGGCGAGCCGATCGTGCTGGTCTTGTATCCGCGCGGCGGCGAGCTCCGGGTCGGGTCACTCATGCGCTTCGAGACCGACGCCGACCGGATCTCGCACGTCCGCGTGTACGCGACGTGTCCCGATGCGGTGCGCGAGGTGGCCGATCGCCTCGGCCGACCGAGCGCGCTCCTGGGCTTCTATCACTTCCCGGCCTCGATGCACGCGGCGATCAATGCGCGGGCTCGCGCGGGAGAATGA